The Neobacillus sp. PS3-34 genome has a window encoding:
- a CDS encoding TrkA family potassium uptake protein: MKKQNFAVIGLGRFGVSVAQELNDAGHDVMGLDISEDRVEDAEEFVTHALVADSTEEEALKSVGIRNFDCVIVAIGNDMQSSILTVLLLKELGVEKVIAKALNKHHGKVLEKVGADWIIYPERDMGQRVARQLLSPNVLNFIELSQDYNIEEIKIPLSMTNKSLRDLDLRAKYNVSAIAIVRNGDIIISPSPDQVIRREDILVVIGNREDLNHFSNLS; encoded by the coding sequence ATGAAAAAACAAAATTTTGCTGTTATTGGTTTAGGAAGATTTGGAGTAAGCGTTGCTCAAGAACTAAACGATGCTGGGCACGACGTAATGGGATTAGATATTAGTGAAGATCGTGTAGAAGATGCTGAAGAATTTGTCACCCATGCTTTAGTGGCTGATTCTACAGAAGAGGAAGCGCTAAAATCAGTTGGAATACGTAACTTTGATTGTGTCATTGTGGCAATTGGAAATGACATGCAGTCAAGTATATTGACAGTGTTGCTGCTAAAGGAACTTGGGGTGGAAAAAGTGATAGCAAAAGCACTGAATAAACATCACGGTAAAGTCCTAGAAAAGGTAGGAGCTGATTGGATTATTTATCCAGAACGAGATATGGGACAACGGGTAGCTCGCCAGCTGCTTTCACCCAATGTATTGAATTTTATCGAACTCTCACAAGATTATAATATTGAAGAAATAAAAATACCTTTAAGTATGACTAATAAAAGTCTCCGAGATCTTGATTTGCGTGCGAAATATAATGTTAGTGCCATTGCCATTGTAAGAAATGGGGATATCATCATTTCACCATCTCCGGATCAGGTTATTAGAAGAGAAGATATTCTGGTAGTTATTGGGAACAGGGAAGATTTAAATCATTTTTCAAATTTATCTTGA
- a CDS encoding ArsB/NhaD family transporter gives MNSEAFIALSIFLITYALIITEKVHRTIISLIGGLLMICFGILNQESAIHHIDFNTIGLLVGMMIIVNITAQTGLFEYIAIWSAKKAKGKPINILVILSLVTAFASAFLDNVTTVLLIVPVTIKITSELKVNPIPLLIAEVFASNIGGTATMIGDPPNLMIGSVVKELTFLSFIENLSLVCFIILVVTLLIFALIYRKHLKTTEALRERLLKTDEKKEITDIPLLKKCLLIIALTIGGFFVHQFIGIETATIALAGAFLLLLLTGEKHLERSLEKTEWTTLFFFMGLFVIVGGLVDTGLIAMVAKKALSWTGGELKSTTLLILWMSAILSAFVDNIPFVATMIPLIKEMGKMGMTDLQPLWWSLSLGACLGGNGTLIGASANLVVAGLAAKEGHPISFMQFLRVGFPLMVISIIISSLYVYMRYLL, from the coding sequence ATGAATTCTGAAGCATTTATTGCCCTTAGCATCTTTCTAATTACCTATGCACTTATAATTACAGAAAAAGTCCACCGGACAATTATTTCTTTGATTGGTGGATTGTTGATGATCTGTTTTGGGATTTTGAATCAGGAGTCTGCGATACACCATATCGATTTTAATACAATAGGCCTGTTAGTAGGGATGATGATTATTGTGAACATCACCGCTCAAACAGGGCTATTTGAATACATAGCCATATGGTCCGCAAAAAAAGCAAAAGGAAAGCCTATTAATATTCTTGTCATCCTAAGCCTGGTTACAGCATTTGCATCAGCTTTTTTAGATAATGTCACGACAGTTCTGCTCATTGTGCCCGTAACGATAAAAATCACTTCTGAATTAAAGGTTAATCCTATTCCATTGTTAATAGCAGAAGTATTTGCCTCTAATATTGGAGGTACCGCAACCATGATTGGGGATCCCCCTAACCTGATGATTGGCAGTGTTGTAAAAGAACTAACCTTTCTCTCATTTATTGAAAATTTGTCGTTAGTATGCTTCATCATCTTAGTTGTTACCTTACTAATTTTTGCACTTATTTATCGAAAGCATTTAAAGACAACAGAGGCTTTAAGGGAACGGCTCCTTAAAACAGACGAGAAAAAGGAAATCACCGATATACCATTATTAAAAAAGTGTCTGCTTATTATTGCATTGACCATTGGTGGGTTTTTCGTCCATCAATTCATTGGCATAGAAACAGCCACTATTGCATTAGCCGGAGCTTTTCTTTTACTGTTACTGACAGGGGAAAAGCATTTGGAAAGGTCCCTGGAGAAAACAGAATGGACCACCTTATTCTTCTTTATGGGCTTGTTTGTCATAGTGGGAGGGTTAGTGGATACAGGTCTCATTGCTATGGTGGCGAAAAAAGCCCTGTCCTGGACAGGCGGCGAATTAAAATCCACGACACTCCTTATCTTGTGGATGAGCGCCATTCTTTCCGCATTCGTGGACAATATTCCCTTCGTCGCCACCATGATTCCCTTGATAAAGGAAATGGGGAAAATGGGAATGACAGATTTACAGCCATTATGGTGGAGCCTGTCACTGGGAGCCTGTTTAGGGGGAAATGGAACCTTAATAGGAGCGAGTGCGAATTTGGTTGTAGCAGGATTAGCGGCAAAAGAAGGGCATCCTATTTCTTTTATGCAATTTTTAAGAGTCGGTTTTCCATTAATGGTTATTTCAATTATTATTTCATCGCTATATGTCTATATGAGATACCTACTATAA
- a CDS encoding ATP-binding protein, which yields MSYQIEYIGRKIKELSSGVFKTLKTPFGEKNLYTLLVNQLGSLQLSEVNLFIHLGDFFISQDDKNKNKLLAFVDEFGMKLINSMAPLDQSINFIYLTRCSILDVLEREFREKRISVDTFFDAMKILEYMYQHISKTLLNRYNEELSFTKFALDESNEDLQITLRELADLQKALNEATIFSTSDRDDRITYVNDRFCNLYKYTREELIGEKHEILSSNFHPPSFFNKLWETLEKGEVWKGEILNQAKDGTKYWLDTIIVPFVDLNGEHYRHISFQYDITEKKETEEILRKTEKLSMIGELAAGIAHEIRNPLTTIRGFVQLLTESGNGQYYANTIIDEIERINFIVSEFMVFAKPHTIYFSDCNLKTILGSVIKFLEPEALLKNVIIESEFPSEEVVVSGEKNQLKQVFLNIIKNSMEALPFGGKIYVSIEKNDDNILITIEDNGVGMGEEQVKKLGEPFFTTKQDGNGLGLMVSYKIIQNHKGTINVKSEQNHGTTFNISFKNPTK from the coding sequence ATGAGCTATCAAATTGAGTATATTGGTAGGAAGATAAAAGAATTAAGTAGCGGCGTTTTCAAAACCTTGAAGACACCATTCGGCGAAAAAAATTTGTACACCCTTTTAGTTAACCAACTGGGTTCTCTTCAGCTTTCAGAGGTAAACTTGTTTATTCATTTAGGAGATTTTTTTATTAGCCAGGATGATAAGAATAAAAATAAACTACTTGCCTTTGTAGATGAATTTGGCATGAAATTAATCAATTCCATGGCGCCACTTGATCAGTCTATCAATTTTATTTATCTAACCCGTTGCTCTATTTTGGACGTGCTGGAACGAGAATTTCGAGAAAAAAGGATTTCCGTAGATACCTTTTTTGATGCTATGAAAATACTTGAATACATGTACCAGCATATTTCAAAAACTTTACTGAATCGATACAATGAGGAGTTGTCATTCACCAAATTTGCACTGGATGAGTCGAATGAGGATTTACAAATTACGCTTAGAGAGCTGGCAGATTTACAAAAAGCCCTGAATGAAGCGACAATCTTTTCAACTAGCGATCGAGACGATAGGATTACTTATGTTAATGACAGGTTTTGCAATTTATATAAATATACAAGGGAAGAACTAATAGGGGAAAAACATGAAATATTAAGTTCCAACTTTCATCCGCCTTCTTTTTTTAATAAATTGTGGGAGACCCTTGAGAAGGGCGAGGTTTGGAAAGGGGAAATCCTTAATCAAGCCAAGGATGGCACAAAATATTGGCTGGATACAATCATTGTACCGTTTGTTGATTTAAATGGAGAGCATTATCGGCATATTTCTTTCCAGTATGATATTACAGAAAAGAAGGAAACGGAAGAAATACTGCGTAAAACCGAGAAGCTATCCATGATTGGGGAGCTGGCAGCTGGCATTGCACATGAAATAAGAAATCCATTAACAACGATACGCGGATTTGTACAGCTTTTGACTGAAAGCGGAAATGGTCAATATTACGCCAATACGATCATTGATGAAATAGAACGAATCAATTTTATTGTTAGTGAATTCATGGTATTCGCTAAACCACATACGATTTACTTTAGTGATTGTAATCTAAAAACTATACTTGGCAGTGTGATTAAATTTCTTGAGCCGGAAGCACTGCTGAAAAATGTAATCATTGAATCCGAGTTTCCTTCAGAGGAAGTCGTGGTTTCCGGAGAAAAAAATCAGTTAAAACAGGTGTTTTTAAATATAATAAAAAATTCCATGGAGGCGCTGCCTTTTGGCGGGAAAATTTATGTTTCCATTGAAAAGAATGACGATAATATTTTAATTACTATCGAGGATAACGGTGTCGGAATGGGCGAGGAACAAGTGAAAAAATTGGGAGAGCCTTTTTTTACGACAAAACAAGATGGAAATGGCTTAGGGCTGATGGTCAGCTATAAAATCATCCAGAATCATAAAGGAACTATTAATGTTAAAAGCGAACAGAATCACGGAACCACTTTTAACATTTCATTTAAAAACCCAACTAAATAA
- a CDS encoding cold-shock protein gives MERGKVKWFNSEKGFGFIEREGGDDVFVHFSAIQSEGYKSLEEGEEVTFEVEQGQRGPQATNVQKA, from the coding sequence ATGGAACGTGGCAAGGTAAAATGGTTCAACAGTGAAAAAGGATTTGGATTCATTGAACGAGAAGGCGGAGATGATGTATTTGTACATTTTTCTGCTATTCAAAGTGAGGGTTATAAATCGCTAGAAGAAGGCGAAGAAGTTACTTTTGAGGTTGAGCAAGGCCAACGTGGTCCTCAAGCTACAAATGTGCAAAAAGCTTAA
- a CDS encoding CarD family transcriptional regulator, whose product MFEIGDNIIYPMHGTGVIEGIEEKEIQGQTQKYFIIKIPMNNLKVSIPIKNITNSHIRSVADKLSMEKVLDIFHYGESDTSLSWKQRFKINSDKMKSGKFQEGAEVVRDLTRIQSGKALNSSEKQMLDNARKILIGEIGVIQGITELQAKDMLNIGFQV is encoded by the coding sequence TTGTTTGAAATCGGCGATAACATTATTTATCCAATGCACGGTACTGGGGTAATTGAAGGAATTGAAGAAAAAGAAATACAGGGACAAACCCAGAAGTATTTTATAATAAAAATTCCTATGAATAATTTGAAAGTATCCATCCCGATTAAAAATATTACCAATTCACACATACGTTCAGTTGCTGATAAGCTTTCAATGGAAAAGGTATTGGACATATTCCATTATGGAGAATCTGATACGTCATTATCTTGGAAACAGAGGTTTAAGATTAACTCAGATAAAATGAAATCAGGTAAATTCCAAGAAGGTGCTGAGGTTGTACGTGATTTAACGAGGATCCAAAGCGGAAAAGCACTTAATTCAAGTGAAAAACAAATGTTGGATAATGCCAGAAAAATTCTGATCGGCGAAATAGGGGTAATCCAAGGAATCACAGAATTACAAGCAAAAGATATGTTGAACATCGGCTTCCAAGTTTAG